A genomic stretch from Vanrija pseudolonga chromosome 6, complete sequence includes:
- the RSE1 gene encoding Pre-mRNA-splicing factor RSE1 translates to MHLLNLTLQPPTAVTSAVVGSFSGKGQEILAVRGSTRLEFLKLNPSTGRLDSICSSEAFGNVRDVKAFRLAGMSKDYIVLSSDSGRLSILELVITPTPHFESLYQEVYGKSGSRRTVPGQFLAVDPKGRAAMYAAVEKSKLVYILNRNSEGKLFPSSPLEAHKNHSILTDLVACDTGYDNPMFAALELDYTESDQDPTGDAFRQTEKYLTFYELDLGLNHVVRKWSEPTDRRANLLVQVPGGQNANTDKFDGPSGVLVCTEDHVIWKHMDAEAHRVPIPRRRNALAQRGESSRGLIIVAAVTHKIKGAFFFLLQSEDGDLYKAWIEHEGEDVRALKIKYFDTVPVATALCILKSGYLFVASEFGDQNFYQFQSLAEDDGEQEWSSTDYPDFGNTEGPLPYAFFNPRPLQNLIQAETLTSLDPILDAQVVNLLGHASDTPQIYAACGRGPRSTFRSLKHGLDVNVLVSSPLPGVPNAVWTLKLGEDDEYDSYIILSFPNGTLVLSIGDTIEEVNDTGFLSSGPTLAVQQLGPNGLLQVHPHGLRHIRAADRVDEWGCPPGTSIVAATTNKRQVVIALNTAELVYFELDEEGSLSEYQEKKSLPSNVTCVSIAEVPEGRKRTPYLAVGCDDQRVHIISLEPDDTLETLSLQGLTAPPSDICLAEIFDTSIDKNRPTMFLSIGLVNGVLLRTVVDPVDGSLSDTRLRFLGAKPIKIARSTVHGSPCVMAFSSRTWLLYTYQDLLQTQPLIYDMLEYACSLNASMCPDGLIGISGNTLRIFTIPKLGEKLKQDSTPLSYTPRKLIGYPYGNVFYSIEADHRTYSPQAIERIVREKEAQGDRVDRSLLDLPAEEFGRPRAPAGNWASLIRIVDPLETSTVQTIELDENEAAFSAAVCFFERMNGEPTLVVGTAVGTTLVPKSCKEGWLRVYAIKNEGRTLEFLHKTKTDDIPIAVAAFQGFLLAGVGKSLRLYEAGKKALLRKCENNGFPTGVATINVIGARIIVGDLQESTFFCVYRSVPTRQLLIFADDGQPRWLTSVVSIDYDTVACADKFGNVFINRLDERISEKVDDDPTGAGILHEKGFLMGAANKTDMIAHYNVGSIVTSLTKVSVAPGGRDVIVYTTISGAVGALIPFISNDDVEFMSTLEMHIRSLNTSLVGRDHLSYRGYYAPVKAVVDGDLCESFNLLPYPKQQAIAADLDRNVGDVLKKLEQMRTGSVF, encoded by the exons GCTCAACCCGTCGACTGGTCGCC TTGACTCAATCTGCAGCTCAGAA GCATTTGGAAACGTCCGCGATGTCAAGGCCTTCCGCCTCGCAGGCATGTCCAAGGACTACATTGTGCTCTCGTCCGACTCTGGACGGCTGTCgatcctcgagctcgtcatcaCCCCCACGCCGCACTTTGAGAGCCTGTATCAGGAGGTGTACGGCAAGTCTGGCAGCAGGCGTACCGTCCCCGGCCAgttcctcgccgtcgaccccaAGGGCCGCGCGGCGATGTACGCGGCCGTGGAAAAGTCCAAGCTGGTGTACATTCTCAACCGCAACTCGGAGGGCAAGCTGTTCccatcgtcgccgctcgaggcgcacAAGAACCACTCGATCCTCACCGACCTGGTTGCGTGCGACACGGGCTACGACAACCCCATGTTTgctgccctcgagctcgactaCACCGAGTCGGACCAGGACCCGACGGGCGACGCGTTCCGCCAGACAGAAAAATACCTGACGTTctacgagctcgacctcggcctcaaccACGTCGTGCGCAAGTGGAGCGAGCCGACCGACAGGAGAGCCAACCTCCTTGTGCAGGTGCCAGGCGGCCAGAACGCCAACACGGACAAGTTTGATGGCCCGTCAGGCGTTCTTGTGTGTACCGAGGACCATGTGATCTGGAAACACATGGATGCCGAGGCGCACCGTGTCCCGATTCCGCGTAGGAGgaacgcgctcgcccagcgcggAGAGAGCAGCCGCGGGCTGATtatcgtcgccgccgtcacgcACAAGATCAAGGGCGCgttcttcttcctcctccagtCGGAAGACGGCGACCTGTACAAGGCGTGGAtcgagcacgagggcgaggacgtgcgcgcgctcaagaTCAAGTACTTTGACACGGTGCCCGTGGCCACCGCCCTGTGTATCCTCAAGAGCGGATACCTGTTTGTTGCGAGCGAGTTTGGCGACCAGAACTTTTACCAGTTCCAGAGcctggccgaggacgacggcgagcaggagTGGTCGTCGACGGATTACCCAGACTTTGGCAACACCGAGGGCCCGCTGCCATACGCCTTCTTCAACCCCCGCCCGCTGCAAAACTTGATTCAGGCCGAGACGCTGACGTCGTTGGATCCTatcctcgacgcgcaggtCGTCAACCTGCTCGGCCACGCGtccgacacgccgcagaTCTACGCCGCGTGCGGCCGCGGACCACGGAGTACCTTCCGTTCGCTCAagcacggcctcgacgtcaacgtcctcgtgagctcgccgctgcccggTGTGCCCAACGCGGTGTGGACCCTCAAGCTcggtgaggacgacgagtacgactCGTACATTATTCTGTCGTTCCCCAACGGCACGCTCGTGCTGTCGATTGGTGACACGATCGAGGAAGTCAACGACACGGGCTTCTTATCATCTGGGCCCACACTTGCCGTGCAGCAGCTGGGCCCCAATGGCCTCTTGCAGGTCCACCCTCATGGCCTCCGGCACATCCGCGCTGCTGACAGAGTTGACGAGTGGGGCTGCCCACCCGGAACGTCCATcgtcgcggcgacgaccaACAAGCGCCAGGTGGTCATTGCGCTCAAcacggccgagctggtctactttgagctcgacgaggagggatCTCTCAGCGAGTACCAGGAGAAGAAGAGCCTGCCTTCCAACGTGACGTGTGTGAGCATTGCCGAGGTGCCAGAGGGCAGGAAGCGCACGCCGTACCTCGCTGTTGGGTGTGACGACCAGCGAGTGCACATCATTTCGTTGGAGCccgacgacacgctcgagacgctctCGCTGCAGGGTCTCACAGCGCCCCCGTCCGACATCTGCCTGGCCGAGATCTTTGACACGTCGATCGACAAGAACCGCCCCACAATGTTCCTGTCGATTGGCCTTGTCAACGGTGTGCTCTTGCGCACGGTCGTTGACCCCGTTGACGGCTCGCTGTCCGACACGCGCCTGCGATTCCTCGGTGCCAAGCCGATCAAGATTGCCCGCTCGACTGTCCACGGCTCGCCATGTGTCATGGCCTTCTCGTCGCGTACCTGGCTGCTGTACACCTACCAGGACCTCCTGCAGACGCAGCCCCTGATCTACGACATGCTCGAGTACGCGTGCAGCCTGAACGCCAGCATGTGCCCCGACGGTCTGATCGGCATCTCGGGCAACACGCTACGCATCTTCACCATTCCCAAGCTgggcgagaagctcaagCAGGACTCGACCCCCTTGAGCTACACACCCCGCAAGCTTATCGGATACCCTTACGGCAACGTGTTCTACTCGATTGAGGCCGACCACCGGACATATTCTCCTCAGGCCATTGAGCGGATAGtgcgcgagaaggaggcacagggcgaccgcgtcgaccgGTCATTGTTAGACCTGCCAGCAGAGGAGTTTGGACGGCCCCGTGCGCCGGCTGGAAACTGGGCGTCATTGATTCGCATTGTTGATCCCTTGGAA ACATCAACAGTACAGACGATTGAACTGGACGAGAACGAGGCGGCGTTCTCGGCTGCGGTGTGCTTCTTCGAGCGGATGAATGGAGAGCCGACGTTGGTGGTCGGCACGGCAGTGGGCACGACGCTCGTCCCCAAGTCGTGCAAGGAGGGATGGCTGCGCGTGTACGCCATCAAGAACGAGGGACGGACACTCGAGTTCTTGCACAAGACCAAGACGGACGACATCCCCATCGCTGTCGCGGCGTTCCAGGGCTTCCTGCTTGCGGGTGTCGGCAAGTCACTGCGCCTGTACGAGGCGGGTAAGAAGGCGCTGCTCCGCAAGTGCGAGAACAATGGCTTCCCTACCGGCGTTGCCACGATCAACGTCATTGGCGCGCGTATCATTGTTGGCGACTTGCAGGAGTCGACCTTCTTCTGCGTGTACCGCTCAGTACCAACGCGTCAGCTGCTCATctttgccgacgacggccagccACGATGGCTGACATCGGTCGTGTCGATCGACTACGACACGGTGGCGTGCGCCGACAAGTTTGGCAACGTCTTCATCAACCGCCTGGATGAGCGCATCTCGGAGAAggttgacgacgacccgacCGGCGCGGGCATCCTGCACGAGAAGGGCTTCCTGATGGGTGCGGCGAACAAGACGGACATGATTGCCCACTATAACGTTGGCAGCATTGTGACGTCGTTGACAAAAGTGTCGGTCGCCCCTGGTGGTCGCGACGTGATTGTCTACACGACCATCTCTGGTGctgtcggcgcgctcattCCGTTCATCtccaacgacgacgtcgagttCATGTCGACGCTCGAGATG cACATTCGGTCACTCAACACGTCACTCGTGGGCCGCGACCACCTGTCGTACCGCGGCTACTACGCCCCGGTCAAGGCtgttgtcgacggcgacttgTGCGAGAGCTTCAACCTCCTGCCGTACCCCAAGCAGCAGGCGATTGCTGCGGACCTGGACCGCAATGTCGGCGATGtgctcaagaagctcgagcaGATGCGCACTGGCAGTGTGTTCTAA